A genomic window from Streptomyces mirabilis includes:
- a CDS encoding L,D-transpeptidase family protein, translating to MGDIRRRGAVALGITGLVAPLTLALGTAPAQAASCTTQTGPYQKQVEKFLGRPVDGRQSTADCKAIQAFQTKHGITPNAGYAGSVTWGVMDLMNKQKAVGNKPNKDGKCPVNKGRIACVNLTLQLSWIQDGSRLVYGPVPVRTGRDGYETRTGLKKIYWRDIDHVSNIYNVPMPYSQFFDGGQAFHSVGLSMWNPPGSHGCVNMTTTTAKKYWSLLKTGDDVFVYGRKPGT from the coding sequence ATGGGGGACATACGCAGACGGGGAGCCGTCGCTCTGGGCATCACCGGACTGGTCGCGCCGCTGACGCTCGCGTTGGGCACGGCGCCCGCGCAGGCCGCGAGCTGCACGACACAGACCGGCCCGTACCAGAAGCAGGTGGAGAAGTTCCTCGGCCGACCGGTCGACGGCCGGCAGTCCACCGCCGACTGCAAGGCGATCCAGGCCTTCCAGACCAAGCACGGCATCACCCCGAACGCGGGCTACGCCGGGTCCGTCACCTGGGGCGTGATGGACCTGATGAACAAGCAGAAGGCCGTCGGCAACAAGCCCAACAAGGACGGGAAGTGTCCCGTCAACAAGGGCCGCATCGCCTGCGTCAACCTGACGCTCCAGCTCAGCTGGATCCAGGACGGCAGCAGGCTCGTCTACGGTCCGGTGCCGGTCCGCACGGGACGCGACGGGTACGAGACCCGCACCGGTCTGAAGAAGATCTACTGGCGGGACATCGACCACGTCTCGAACATCTACAACGTGCCCATGCCCTACAGCCAGTTCTTCGACGGCGGCCAGGCCTTCCACTCGGTCGGCCTGAGCATGTGGAACCCGCCCGGCTCGCACGGGTGCGTCAACATGACCACGACCACCGCCAAGAAGTACTGGTCGCTGCTGAAGACCGGCGACGACGTCTTCGTGTACGGCCGCAAGCCGGGCACCTGA
- a CDS encoding Gfo/Idh/MocA family oxidoreductase — protein MTFSLGIVGAGQFSGQFAKLFLAHPGVAEVHVTDLLPERAEELAATEGLSGTFPSYEAMLESKAVDAVAIFTQRWTHGPLVLQGLRAGKHVYSAVPMAITRDEIAAIVDAVRATGLTYMMGETSQYNPATVHARNQIAEGAFGRLFYAEGDYVHDMDLGFYEAYQYSGGENWKATASYPPLLYPTHSVGGVLGAWRTHAVSVSAIGVRDERGDGVFDKEVSQFGNDFSNATALFEVAGGGSFRTNEFRRVGYPSHIRESRFRFFGTDASMEQLATVSFWQDKKGVRDITELLEPKSTLAPDDPSLQHIAPALRAAFTSGSAPVHDRARLPREFDHLHNGHEGSHHFLVDDFVTAVNTRTLPSVNAWVAARYTLPGIVAHESARQGGVRLEIPDFGDAPGA, from the coding sequence ATGACGTTCTCTCTCGGCATCGTCGGCGCCGGCCAGTTCTCCGGCCAGTTCGCGAAGCTGTTCCTCGCCCACCCCGGCGTCGCCGAGGTCCACGTCACCGATCTGCTCCCCGAGCGGGCGGAGGAACTGGCGGCCACTGAAGGGCTGTCGGGCACCTTCCCCTCGTACGAGGCGATGCTGGAGTCGAAGGCGGTGGACGCCGTCGCGATCTTCACCCAGCGCTGGACCCACGGGCCGCTGGTGCTCCAGGGACTCCGGGCGGGCAAGCACGTGTACTCCGCGGTGCCGATGGCCATCACCCGGGACGAGATCGCCGCGATCGTCGACGCGGTACGGGCGACCGGACTGACGTACATGATGGGCGAGACCAGCCAGTACAACCCGGCGACGGTCCACGCCCGCAACCAGATCGCCGAGGGCGCCTTCGGGCGGCTGTTCTACGCCGAGGGCGACTACGTCCACGACATGGATCTCGGGTTCTACGAGGCGTACCAGTACAGCGGTGGCGAGAACTGGAAGGCGACCGCCAGCTATCCCCCGCTCCTGTACCCGACGCACTCGGTGGGCGGGGTGCTCGGCGCCTGGCGGACGCACGCGGTGAGCGTGTCGGCCATCGGAGTGCGCGACGAGCGCGGGGACGGGGTGTTCGACAAGGAGGTCAGCCAGTTCGGCAATGACTTCTCCAACGCGACGGCGCTGTTCGAGGTGGCGGGCGGCGGCTCGTTCCGTACGAACGAGTTCCGGCGGGTCGGATATCCCTCGCACATCCGGGAGTCCCGCTTCCGGTTCTTCGGGACCGACGCCAGCATGGAACAGCTCGCCACGGTGAGCTTCTGGCAGGACAAGAAGGGGGTGCGGGACATCACGGAACTCCTCGAGCCCAAGTCGACGCTGGCGCCGGACGATCCCTCGCTCCAGCACATCGCGCCGGCTCTGCGGGCCGCGTTCACGTCCGGGTCGGCGCCCGTGCACGACCGGGCGCGGCTCCCCCGGGAGTTCGACCACCTGCACAACGGGCACGAGGGCAGCCACCACTTCCTGGTGGACGACTTCGTGACCGCGGTCAACACCCGGACGCTGCCGTCGGTGAACGCGTGGGTCGCGGCCCGCTACACCCTGCCGGGCATCGTCGCGCACGAGTCCGCGCGGCAGGGTGGGGTCAGGCTGGAGATCCCGGACTTCGGGGACGCGCCCGGGGCGTGA
- a CDS encoding ROK family transcriptional regulator codes for MTTHAAAGWLPLSTGERAVAIEVLVHGPLSRSEIARRLNLSAGSLTRLTKPLIESGLLIDAAESGEGESAEVRQGRPSQPLDIVAESRSFIGFKITEDMVYGVVTTLRSDVVARHDRPLTTHAPAEVADLLAEMTEELTRSFPAPAGIGIGVGGRVEKRSVVAESAFLGWTDVALAELVASRTGLAVVVENDVAALVEAETWFGAGRGLDRFVVLTIGAGIGYGLVLGGSRVASVEDGRGVGRRWIVNPYGPLTPEGERGSAISLLTIPSIRYQVGAATGEDLTYEEILVRAAAGDPVPARVLDEAARALGTLVAQIANFVMPQKILLAGEGVGLVDVAGPMVEETILTHRHPQADPVHLETKVSDFHDWARGAAVLAIQVLVLGAGERR; via the coding sequence ATGACCACACATGCCGCCGCCGGCTGGCTGCCGCTGAGTACGGGTGAGCGTGCGGTGGCGATCGAGGTGCTCGTGCACGGGCCGCTGTCGCGCAGCGAGATCGCGCGCCGCCTGAACCTGTCGGCGGGCAGCCTCACCCGGCTGACCAAACCGCTGATCGAGTCCGGCCTGCTGATCGACGCCGCCGAGTCGGGGGAGGGGGAGAGTGCGGAGGTACGGCAGGGGCGTCCCTCGCAGCCCCTGGACATCGTCGCGGAGTCCCGCTCCTTCATCGGATTCAAGATCACCGAAGACATGGTCTACGGCGTCGTCACCACCCTGCGCAGCGACGTCGTGGCGCGTCACGACCGCCCGCTCACCACCCACGCCCCGGCCGAAGTCGCCGACCTGCTGGCGGAGATGACCGAGGAACTCACCCGGTCCTTTCCCGCGCCGGCCGGAATCGGCATCGGAGTCGGCGGCCGGGTCGAGAAACGATCGGTCGTCGCCGAGTCGGCCTTCCTCGGCTGGACGGACGTCGCGCTGGCCGAACTCGTCGCATCGCGCACCGGGTTGGCGGTGGTCGTCGAGAACGACGTCGCCGCCCTCGTGGAGGCCGAGACCTGGTTCGGCGCCGGTCGTGGACTCGACCGCTTCGTGGTCCTCACCATCGGCGCCGGCATCGGCTACGGCCTCGTCCTCGGCGGCAGCCGGGTCGCCTCCGTCGAGGACGGGCGGGGCGTGGGCCGCCGCTGGATCGTGAACCCGTACGGCCCCCTCACCCCCGAAGGGGAACGCGGCAGCGCCATCTCCCTGCTGACCATCCCCAGCATCCGCTACCAGGTCGGTGCCGCCACCGGCGAGGACCTGACTTATGAGGAGATCCTCGTCCGTGCCGCGGCGGGTGACCCGGTGCCGGCCCGCGTCCTCGACGAGGCGGCCCGCGCGCTCGGCACCCTCGTCGCACAGATCGCCAACTTCGTCATGCCGCAGAAGATCCTGCTCGCCGGAGAGGGCGTCGGACTCGTCGACGTGGCGGGCCCGATGGTCGAGGAGACGATCCTCACACACCGCCACCCGCAGGCCGATCCGGTCCATCTGGAGACGAAGGTCTCCGACTTCCACGACTGGGCGCGCGGGGCCGCGGTGCTGGCCATTCAGGTGCTGGTGCTGGGGGCGGGGGAGAGACGGTGA
- a CDS encoding S1 family peptidase, translated as MRHARRRIVRRGTRLAAVGGVLCGGLMVTHAMASEPSAASRAPQSATLAAAGKGAGLVSTLGTSRTAGSWIAADGRPVVAVTDSAAAAEVKKAGARPKVVSHSMEDLKSVTKALKVAPRVAGTAWAMDYVHNEVVVQADRTVSASDWSRMKKLAASMGSSVRMERTEGTFTTRLNAALPMFSTGGRCSAGYNVTNGRNEFILTAGHCGPAGSVWFGDNQGAKQLGQTVTTAFPGSDFSLIQYNNGQNDTGNNIVSIGGGKGVQIIGAADPTVGQRVFRSGSTSGLHDGEVKALNATVNYPEGTVTGLIETNVCAEPGDSGGPLFSEGIALGVTSGGNGDCTAGGTTFFQPITKALTALGVKLTGPGAAAQGAAGATAQSSPAPASSQGAAVVPGSAAPGSVQAVGSGASEPLLTRLTDPQNIGPGLLVIAGSIIALVATRYIRTEQDRNRYRRQYSQSWG; from the coding sequence ATGAGGCACGCACGACGACGGATCGTCCGACGAGGGACGCGACTCGCGGCCGTCGGCGGGGTCCTCTGCGGAGGGTTGATGGTGACGCACGCCATGGCGAGCGAGCCGTCCGCCGCGTCACGTGCCCCCCAGAGCGCCACCCTGGCCGCCGCGGGCAAGGGCGCGGGGCTGGTGTCGACCCTCGGCACCTCGCGTACGGCGGGCAGTTGGATCGCCGCCGACGGGCGCCCCGTGGTCGCGGTGACCGACTCGGCCGCGGCGGCCGAGGTGAAGAAGGCGGGCGCCCGCCCCAAGGTCGTGAGCCACAGCATGGAGGACCTCAAGTCCGTGACGAAGGCGCTGAAGGTGGCGCCACGGGTCGCGGGCACCGCCTGGGCCATGGACTACGTCCACAACGAGGTGGTGGTGCAGGCCGACCGCACCGTGTCCGCCTCCGACTGGTCCCGGATGAAGAAGCTCGCCGCGAGCATGGGCAGTTCGGTCCGCATGGAGCGGACGGAGGGCACGTTCACCACACGGCTCAACGCCGCCCTGCCGATGTTCTCGACCGGCGGTCGCTGTTCGGCGGGCTACAACGTGACCAACGGACGCAACGAGTTCATCCTGACGGCCGGGCACTGCGGGCCGGCCGGGTCCGTCTGGTTCGGTGACAACCAGGGCGCCAAGCAGCTGGGGCAGACGGTCACCACGGCGTTCCCCGGCAGCGACTTCTCCCTCATCCAGTACAACAACGGCCAGAACGACACCGGGAACAACATCGTGTCGATCGGGGGCGGCAAGGGCGTCCAGATCATCGGCGCCGCCGATCCGACGGTCGGCCAGCGGGTCTTCCGCAGCGGCAGCACCAGTGGACTCCACGACGGTGAGGTGAAGGCGCTCAACGCGACGGTCAACTACCCCGAGGGCACCGTGACCGGTCTGATCGAGACCAACGTGTGCGCCGAACCGGGCGACAGCGGCGGTCCGTTGTTCTCGGAGGGCATCGCGCTCGGTGTGACCTCGGGGGGCAACGGCGACTGCACCGCGGGCGGTACGACGTTCTTCCAGCCGATCACCAAGGCGCTCACGGCGCTCGGGGTGAAACTGACCGGACCGGGAGCGGCCGCCCAGGGCGCGGCGGGAGCCACCGCCCAATCCTCCCCCGCGCCCGCCTCCTCGCAGGGTGCGGCCGTCGTGCCGGGATCCGCCGCGCCCGGCTCCGTCCAGGCGGTCGGGTCGGGCGCCTCCGAGCCGCTCCTCACCCGCCTCACCGACCCGCAGAACATCGGTCCGGGGCTGCTGGTCATCGCCGGCAGCATCATCGCGCTGGTCGCCACGCGGTACATCCGTACGGAACAGGATCGCAACCGCTACCGGCGGCAGTACTCGCAGAGTTGGGGCTGA
- a CDS encoding SAM-dependent methyltransferase: MPENPAASELPAEGVLSRIITTRPHTARIWNYWLGGGDYYEVDRAAGERIRQLHPGIGDYARADRLFLGRAVRHLVTECGIRQFLDIGTGLPTADNTHEVAQRLAPDARIVYVDNDPLVLAHARALLTSAPEGRTDHLDEDLRNVDAILERAARTLDLSEPVGLMLLGVVIFIGDDAEAYDIVRRLLEGLPSGSHLVLSHTITSPAMPDVDAAVSYWNQHGTPWITQRTPEAVARFFDGLDLLEPGVVSCSRWRPQPTDGDEPAEVAMFGGVGHKP, translated from the coding sequence GTGCCCGAGAACCCGGCCGCCTCGGAACTTCCCGCCGAGGGGGTGCTCAGCCGGATCATCACGACCCGCCCGCACACGGCCCGGATCTGGAACTACTGGCTCGGCGGCGGCGACTACTACGAGGTCGACCGGGCGGCCGGGGAGCGGATCCGCCAACTGCACCCGGGCATCGGCGACTACGCGCGGGCGGACCGGCTGTTCCTGGGACGCGCCGTACGCCATCTGGTCACCGAATGCGGAATACGCCAGTTCCTCGACATAGGCACCGGCCTGCCGACCGCGGACAACACGCACGAGGTGGCGCAGCGACTCGCACCGGACGCCCGGATCGTCTACGTCGACAACGACCCGCTGGTCCTGGCGCACGCCCGCGCCCTGCTCACCAGTGCCCCCGAGGGCCGCACCGACCACCTCGACGAGGACCTGCGCAATGTGGACGCCATCCTCGAACGCGCCGCGAGGACACTGGACCTGAGCGAGCCGGTCGGGCTGATGCTGCTCGGGGTCGTCATCTTCATCGGCGACGACGCGGAGGCGTACGACATCGTGCGCCGGCTGCTGGAGGGTCTGCCGTCGGGGAGCCATCTGGTCCTCTCGCACACGATCACCAGCCCGGCGATGCCTGACGTGGACGCCGCCGTCTCCTACTGGAACCAGCACGGCACCCCCTGGATCACCCAGCGCACCCCCGAGGCGGTCGCCCGGTTCTTCGACGGTCTCGATCTCCTGGAGCCCGGTGTCGTCTCCTGTTCACGCTGGCGTCCGCAGCCGACGGACGGGGACGAACCGGCGGAAGTGGCCATGTTCGGCGGGGTGGGCCACAAACCCTGA
- a CDS encoding type 1 glutamine amidotransferase domain-containing protein, whose product MRVLMPVPDRDFDVTEVAVPWRILTDAGHEVVLATERAGTRPAADPRLLTGVLFGQLGAAEEPRRFYEQLTKSPEFTTTVSWAEVDIEQYDGLLLPGGHAPGMRQYLGSTALHQQIARFWALGRPVGAICHGVLVLARARDLTTGRSLLADRRTTCLPAYMERTAYFTTAWRLGRYYRTYPAYVEDEVRAALADPGTQFVRGPRTLTRRGTATDDSDAFVVEDGRYLSARWPGDAYLFARRYLALLNSPASAA is encoded by the coding sequence ATGCGTGTGCTGATGCCGGTCCCCGACCGCGACTTCGACGTCACCGAAGTGGCCGTTCCCTGGCGGATCCTCACCGATGCGGGGCACGAGGTGGTGCTCGCCACCGAGCGCGCGGGCACCCGGCCGGCGGCGGACCCACGGCTGCTGACGGGGGTGCTCTTCGGACAACTGGGCGCCGCCGAGGAGCCCCGGCGGTTCTACGAGCAGCTCACGAAGTCACCGGAGTTCACCACCACCGTCTCCTGGGCCGAGGTCGACATCGAGCAGTACGACGGCCTGTTGCTGCCCGGCGGACACGCACCCGGCATGCGGCAGTACCTCGGCTCGACGGCGCTTCACCAGCAGATCGCCCGCTTCTGGGCCCTCGGACGGCCCGTCGGCGCGATCTGCCACGGCGTCCTGGTGCTCGCCCGCGCCCGCGACCTCACCACCGGCCGGAGCCTCCTGGCCGACCGGCGCACGACCTGCCTGCCCGCATACATGGAACGCACGGCCTACTTCACCACCGCCTGGCGCCTCGGCCGCTACTACCGCACCTATCCCGCGTACGTCGAGGACGAGGTCAGGGCGGCCCTCGCCGATCCGGGAACGCAGTTCGTACGCGGCCCCCGCACCCTGACCCGGCGCGGCACCGCCACCGACGACTCGGACGCGTTCGTCGTCGAGGACGGCCGCTATCTCTCGGCCCGCTGGCCGGGTGACGCCTACCTCTTCGCCCGCCGTTACCTCGCCCTCCTGAACAGCCCCGCGTCGGCGGCGTGA
- a CDS encoding NAD(P)/FAD-dependent oxidoreductase: protein MDAPNIVIVGGGFAGVECARGLEHALQPGDARITLVSPTDYQLYLPLLPHVAAGVVTPQSVAPSLRRILRRTTFLPGGVIGVDPASKRCVVRKITGEFVDLSYDYLLLTPGSVTRTFDIPGLLDEARGMKTLAQAVYLRDHVIAQLDLAAATSDEDERAARLQFVVVGGGYAGAETAACLQRLTTAASKRYHPRLDPGLIKWHLVDVAPKLLPELGDKLGASALRLLSERGVEISLKTTVASVTEGKITLTDGRVLPSRTLVWTAGVAANPLVDSLGAETVRGRVLTETDFKVPGLDGVFALGDAAAVPDLARADGSYCPPTAQHAARQGRHAAKNLSALLRGQPTAPYKHKDLGLVVDLGGHDAVSKPLGIALKGVPAQVVARGYHLYALRTGSARFRTAANWFLNAVAGDDFVRTGFLADRKGTLREFEHTDRYLTPEQVAARLSR, encoded by the coding sequence ATGGACGCACCTAACATCGTGATCGTCGGCGGCGGGTTCGCCGGGGTCGAGTGCGCACGCGGACTCGAGCACGCCCTTCAGCCGGGTGACGCCCGGATCACCCTGGTCAGCCCCACCGACTACCAGCTCTATCTGCCACTGCTGCCGCACGTCGCCGCCGGTGTCGTCACCCCGCAGTCCGTGGCCCCCTCGCTGCGCCGGATCCTGCGCCGCACGACGTTCCTGCCCGGCGGGGTGATCGGCGTGGATCCCGCGTCCAAGAGGTGCGTCGTACGCAAGATCACGGGGGAGTTCGTCGATCTGTCGTACGACTACCTGCTGCTCACGCCGGGCAGCGTGACCCGCACCTTCGACATCCCCGGTCTCCTCGACGAGGCGCGCGGGATGAAGACGCTCGCCCAGGCGGTGTATCTGCGTGACCATGTGATCGCCCAACTCGACCTGGCCGCGGCCACCTCGGACGAGGACGAGCGGGCGGCGCGACTGCAGTTCGTCGTGGTCGGCGGCGGATACGCGGGCGCCGAGACCGCGGCCTGTCTGCAGCGCCTGACCACCGCGGCGTCGAAGCGCTACCACCCGCGCCTGGATCCCGGGCTCATCAAGTGGCACCTGGTGGACGTCGCCCCCAAGCTGCTCCCGGAGCTCGGTGACAAGCTCGGCGCGAGTGCGTTGCGTCTGCTGAGCGAGCGCGGTGTGGAGATCTCCCTCAAGACGACCGTCGCCTCGGTCACGGAGGGCAAGATCACCCTCACGGACGGCCGGGTACTGCCGTCACGGACACTGGTGTGGACGGCAGGCGTCGCGGCGAATCCGCTGGTCGACTCGCTGGGCGCGGAGACCGTACGCGGCCGGGTCCTCACCGAGACGGACTTCAAGGTGCCCGGTCTGGACGGGGTGTTCGCGCTGGGCGACGCGGCCGCCGTACCCGACCTGGCCAGGGCCGACGGTTCCTACTGTCCGCCGACCGCCCAGCACGCCGCCCGACAGGGCCGGCACGCGGCGAAGAACCTGTCGGCGCTGCTGCGGGGGCAGCCCACGGCGCCGTACAAGCACAAGGACCTCGGCCTGGTCGTCGACCTCGGCGGCCACGACGCGGTGTCCAAGCCGCTCGGTATCGCTCTCAAGGGAGTGCCCGCACAGGTCGTGGCCCGTGGATACCACCTGTACGCGCTGCGCACGGGCTCGGCCCGGTTCCGTACGGCCGCCAACTGGTTCCTCAACGCGGTCGCGGGCGACGACTTCGTGCGCACCGGCTTCCTCGCCGACCGGAAGGGGACCCTGCGGGAATTCGAGCACACCGACAGGTATCTGACACCGGAGCAGGTCGCCGCCCGCCTGAGCCGTTAG
- a CDS encoding HAD family acid phosphatase, which yields MTGRGVGRRIGAVSVVVALGIGGTVTAAGTAAAAPAQTAVSATATTAAVDYATWQSDVKAVIDQARPYVEQRTANAAGQKLALVFDIDNTTLETDFHPWYELPTPAVKPSLDLARYARSRGVDIFFISARPGIISSLTEWNLTSVGYPVSGLYTRDLPDLFDEVSTYKTSKRAEIESRGYTIIANVGNNDSDLVGGHAERTFKLPDYNGQLS from the coding sequence ATGACAGGACGCGGTGTGGGGCGCCGGATCGGCGCGGTCTCGGTGGTCGTGGCGCTGGGCATCGGGGGGACGGTCACCGCTGCGGGGACCGCGGCCGCGGCTCCGGCCCAGACGGCGGTGAGCGCGACGGCGACGACGGCCGCGGTCGACTACGCCACCTGGCAGAGCGACGTCAAGGCGGTCATCGACCAGGCACGGCCCTACGTGGAGCAGCGCACCGCGAACGCCGCCGGGCAGAAGCTGGCCCTCGTGTTCGACATCGACAACACCACGTTGGAGACGGACTTCCACCCGTGGTACGAACTGCCGACCCCGGCGGTCAAGCCCTCGCTCGACCTCGCCCGCTACGCGCGCTCCCGCGGCGTCGACATCTTCTTCATCAGCGCACGTCCGGGCATCATCTCCTCCTTGACGGAGTGGAACCTGACGAGCGTCGGCTACCCGGTCTCCGGTCTCTACACGCGCGACCTGCCCGATCTGTTCGACGAGGTCAGCACCTACAAGACCAGCAAGCGCGCGGAGATCGAGTCGCGGGGCTACACCATCATCGCCAACGTCGGCAACAACGACTCCGACCTCGTCGGCGGTCACGCCGAGCGCACGTTCAAGCTGCCGGACTACAACGGCCAGCTGTCCTGA
- a CDS encoding PPOX class F420-dependent oxidoreductase, whose amino-acid sequence MDETKLDALASSKFLLITSYRKNGTGVATPVWVVRDGAALGAWTSADSWKVKRIRNRADVLVGPCDVRGNPTGEQVPATAEILDPAATARYRRLIAGKYGILGRLTLFGSRLRRGTDGTVGIRISLTT is encoded by the coding sequence ATGGACGAGACGAAACTGGACGCGCTCGCTTCAAGCAAGTTCCTGCTGATCACGAGCTACCGCAAGAACGGTACGGGGGTGGCGACGCCCGTGTGGGTGGTCCGGGACGGTGCGGCGCTCGGCGCCTGGACCAGCGCGGACTCCTGGAAGGTGAAGCGGATCCGCAACCGGGCCGACGTCCTGGTGGGTCCGTGCGACGTGCGCGGCAATCCGACCGGCGAGCAGGTTCCCGCCACGGCGGAGATCCTCGACCCGGCCGCCACCGCGCGCTACCGTCGGCTGATCGCCGGAAAGTACGGCATCCTCGGCCGTCTCACCCTCTTCGGCAGCCGTCTGCGGCGGGGCACGGACGGCACGGTCGGGATTCGCATCTCCCTGACCACGTGA
- a CDS encoding SDR family NAD(P)-dependent oxidoreductase has translation MSSMSRTRPWDVRRLPRADGSTFLITGGNAGIGYFVAEQLAGTGATVVLGSRDPARAEAAMGSIRSRVRGARLRRLRLDLADLASLRTSVDLLETECLDAVVCNAGVALDEPPRRWTGDGNELMFGTNHLGHFALTRWLAPLLSAAPAARVVTVGSFAARSERLDLDDPQSGRDYRPKRTYGRSKLAQMTFGFELDRRLRAAGSPVLSVVAHPGGALDSLTPSRPPVRVRGTGERLRGLPAGLLVQGKEAGAWPVVRAVLDPGVDGGQLWGPTVFGLRGEPRLEPVRDHFADARVAARLWDLSRDLTGVEPSFESR, from the coding sequence ATGTCGTCCATGTCTCGTACCCGGCCGTGGGATGTCCGTCGACTGCCGCGCGCCGACGGCAGCACCTTCCTGATCACCGGCGGCAACGCGGGCATCGGGTATTTCGTCGCCGAGCAGCTCGCCGGGACCGGGGCCACCGTCGTCCTGGGCAGCCGGGATCCGGCGAGGGCCGAAGCCGCCATGGGGTCGATCCGATCCCGCGTCCGTGGTGCGCGGCTGCGCCGTCTCCGGCTGGACCTCGCCGATCTGGCATCGCTCAGGACCTCGGTGGACCTGCTGGAGACGGAGTGCCTCGACGCGGTGGTCTGCAACGCCGGAGTGGCGCTGGACGAGCCGCCGCGACGGTGGACCGGGGACGGCAACGAGCTGATGTTCGGGACCAACCACCTCGGGCACTTCGCGCTGACCCGGTGGCTGGCGCCGCTGCTGTCGGCCGCACCGGCGGCCCGCGTCGTGACGGTCGGCAGTTTCGCGGCGCGGTCCGAGCGGCTGGACCTGGACGATCCGCAGTCCGGCAGGGACTACCGGCCGAAGCGCACCTACGGGCGTTCGAAGCTGGCGCAGATGACCTTCGGATTCGAGCTCGACCGCCGTCTGCGGGCGGCAGGCAGCCCGGTGCTGAGTGTGGTGGCTCATCCCGGCGGCGCACTGGACTCCCTGACCCCTTCCCGACCGCCGGTGCGCGTGCGCGGTACCGGTGAACGGCTGCGGGGCCTGCCTGCCGGCCTCCTCGTTCAGGGCAAGGAGGCCGGTGCCTGGCCCGTGGTGCGGGCCGTCCTCGACCCCGGGGTGGACGGAGGACAGTTGTGGGGGCCGACGGTCTTCGGCCTGCGCGGCGAACCGCGGCTCGAACCTGTCCGGGACCACTTCGCCGATGCCCGGGTCGCGGCTCGGCTGTGGGACCTCAGCCGCGACCTGACGGGCGTGGAGCCGAGTTTCGAGTCGCGGTAG
- the sigJ gene encoding RNA polymerase sigma factor SigJ, protein MSTPPGPAQDPTLGTLMAERRRLLNIGYRMLGSLQDAEDVVQETYARWYSLPEEEQQAIGAPLAWLTRVASRICLDHLTSARVRREHYTGEWLPEPVRHSATWTSAGDEGGADPADRITLDESVSMGMLVVLDSFTPAERVAFVLHDIFGMPFTEIADTVGRTPAACRQLASSARRRIADRRPGSSTAQEHRQIVTAFRHACQTGDLDTLVALLDPAVESRSDGGGRVRAALRPVIGRDKVARLFLGLMRNEPGVELVEEDVNGTPGVSVRIAGTTIAVVALDIHDGLVTDVWMVVNPDKLHAWTGYETP, encoded by the coding sequence GTGTCCACACCCCCGGGACCCGCCCAGGACCCCACCCTCGGCACGCTCATGGCCGAACGCCGCCGCCTGCTCAACATCGGCTACCGCATGCTCGGATCCCTGCAGGACGCCGAGGACGTGGTCCAGGAGACCTACGCCCGCTGGTACAGCCTGCCCGAGGAGGAACAGCAGGCGATCGGCGCACCGTTGGCCTGGTTGACGCGGGTCGCCTCCCGGATCTGCCTCGACCACCTCACCTCGGCCCGCGTCCGCCGCGAGCACTACACCGGTGAGTGGCTGCCCGAGCCCGTCCGGCACAGTGCCACGTGGACCAGCGCAGGCGATGAGGGCGGGGCCGATCCGGCCGACCGGATCACCCTCGACGAGTCGGTCAGCATGGGCATGCTGGTGGTCCTGGACTCGTTCACTCCCGCGGAGCGCGTGGCCTTCGTCCTCCACGACATCTTCGGCATGCCGTTCACCGAGATCGCCGACACCGTGGGCCGCACCCCCGCCGCCTGCCGCCAGCTCGCCTCCTCCGCCCGTCGGCGCATCGCCGACCGACGTCCCGGCAGCAGCACCGCACAGGAGCACCGGCAGATCGTCACCGCGTTCCGCCACGCCTGCCAGACCGGCGACCTCGACACGCTGGTCGCTCTCCTCGACCCCGCCGTCGAGTCGCGAAGCGACGGAGGCGGCAGGGTCCGCGCCGCCCTGCGCCCGGTCATCGGCCGGGACAAGGTCGCCCGCCTCTTCCTCGGCCTCATGCGCAACGAACCCGGCGTCGAACTCGTCGAGGAGGACGTCAACGGCACCCCCGGCGTCAGCGTCCGCATCGCGGGTACCACGATCGCCGTCGTCGCCCTGGACATCCACGACGGCCTGGTCACCGACGTGTGGATGGTCGTCAACCCCGACAAGCTCCACGCCTGGACCGGCTACGAAACCCCCTGA